DNA sequence from the Thauera sedimentorum genome:
AACTCGTGGGCGCGCGACCAGTAGCTCATCAGCGGCGCGAACGGGAAGGTGAAGGCTGGCAGCACCAGCGAGAACAACGCCAGCGCCATGGCGGTGCCGGTGCCGCTCACGCCGAGTCCGGCATAGAACCAGGGCTGCTCGATCAGCATGCCGAGCAGGGCGAGCACCGCCAGGCTGCCGCCGCCCATCACCGCAATGCGCTTCAGCACGTGGCGATGGTGGAAGTGGCCGAGTTCATGGGCCAGCACCGCTTCGACTTCCTGCGGCGCGAGCTTGTCGAGCAGGGTGTCGAAGAACACGATGCGCTTGGCCGCGCCGAAGCCGGTGAAATAGGCGTTGCCGTGCGCGGAGCGGCGCGAACCGTCCATCACGTACAGCCCGCGCGAGCGGAAGCCGCAGCGCTCGAGCAGGCCTTCGACGCGGGCGCGCAGGGCCTCGTCCGCCAGCGGGGTGAACTTGTTGAACAGCGGCGCGATGAAGGTCGGCCAGATCAGCAGTGCGAGCAGGTTCACGCCGAACCAGAAGGCCCACACCCACAGCCACCAGCGCTCGCCCATGGCCCCCATCAGCCACAGCACCGCGGCCAGGATGGGCAGGCCGAGCACCACCGCGAGCAGGATCTCGCGCGCGGTGTCGGCGGCGAACAGCGCAGGGGTCATGCGGTTGAAGCCGAAGCGCTTCTCGATGCCGAAGATGCGCGTCAGCGCGAAGGGCAGGTCGATCAGCCAGCTGAGCACGCCCAGCGTGGCGAGCAGGGCGATGCCGTGCGCCAGCGTGCCGGGCGCGAAGTAGGCCTGCCAGGCGTCGGAGACGGCCTGCAGGCCGCCGCCCAGGGTCAGCCCGAGCACGAAGAGCAGCGACACCGCGAGCTCGGCGAGCCCCAGGCGCATGCGCGCCCCGGTGTAATCGGCGGCCTTCTGGTGCGAACTCAGGTTGATCGAATCGGCGAACGCCGCCGGCACGGCGTCGCGCCGCGCCCGCACATGACGCATCTGGCGCAGCATCAGCACCGCCTTGAGCAGGGCGCCGGCCAGCAGGACGAGGACGAAGAGCAGGGAAAAGGCTGAAGCCGTCATGGGGAATCGTGTCGGGGCAGGAAAGGCGGCGCAGCAAGGGCGAGGCGCGCTGCATTCTGTGACACAATCGGCGCCTCGATTGTTTCGCTTATGGCCGAAGGATTATGGCACAGGATCAGAACCACCTCATCTGGCTGGACATGGAGATGACCGGGCTGGAGCCCGACCGTGACCGCATCATCGAAATCGCCGTCGTCATCACCGATGGGCAGCTCAACGTGGTCGCCGAGGCGCCGGTGATTGCGGTCCACCAGCCCGATGCGGTGCTCGACGCGATGGACGAATGGAACCGCAACACGCACGGCAAGTCCGGGCTGACTGCGCGGGTGAAGGCGTCCACCGTGGGCGAGGCCGAGGCCGAGCAGCAGATGCTGGCCTTCCTCAAGGAGTGGGTGCCGGCGCGCACCTCGCCGATGTGCGGCAACTCGGTGTGCCAGGACCGCCGCTTCATGGCACGCTACATGCCGCAGCTGGAAGCCTGGTTCCACTACCGCAACCTGGACGTGTCCACCCTGAAGGAACTTGCCAAGCGCTGGCGGCCGGAGGTGTACAAGGGCGTGGAGAAGAAGGGCAAGCACGAGGCGCTCGCGGACATCCACGAGTCGATCGCCGAACTGCGCCACTACCGCGACAACTTCCTGCGACTGTCCTGAGCGCGGTCGTGGGCCACTCCCCGCGTGTCATGCTGGCCCGCGCCACCGGGTGGCTGCGGGCGCGCTGGCGCAGGCTGCTGGCGATTGCGCTGGTGGTGGCCTTCTTCTATCTGCTGGGCTATTTCACGCCACGGGTGAGCAGCCCGGGCATGTGCCTGATCTACGGGTAGGGATCGCCGCGGCGCAATGCGGCGATGGCCCGCTGCAGGCCGATCGTCGCGCCATCGCGGCGGGCCGAGGAGGTGGCGTCCGACAGGCGCCGTGCCATCTCCTTGCCCAGTTCCACCCCGTACTGGTCGAAGCTGTTGATCCCCCAGATCCAGCCCTGCACGAACACCTTGTGCTCGTAGAGCGCCATCAGCGCGCCGAGTGAGTAGGCATCGAGGCGCGGCAGCAGCACCGTGGTGCTGGCCTGGTTGCCGGGAATCGCCAGATGCGGCGCCAGGCGGCGGATCTCGGCGTCGTCCGCGCCGCGCTCGCGCAGGGCGGCGACCGCTTCGTCCAGGCTGCGTCCGTGGGTGAGGGCGGCGGCCTGGGCGAGCGCGTTGTTGGCCAGGGCCTGGCGACGCGCGTCCTCACCGCCGGCGACCACGATGAAGTCCACCGGAATCGCCCGCGTGCCCTGGTAGAACAGCTGGTGGAAGGCATGCTGGCCGACGGTGCCGGCACCGCCCCAGACCACCGGCGAAGTCATCACCGCGGTGCTGCTGCCGTCGCGCAGCGTGCGCTTGCCGTTGCTCTCCATTTCCAGCTGCTGCAGCCAGGCCGGGAAGCTGCGCAGCCCGTGGGCGTAGGGCAGCACCGCCAGGGTTTCCTGGTCGAGGAAGTCGGTGTTCCACAGGCCCAGCAGTCCCATCAGCACCGGCAGGTTGGCGGCCAGCGGCGCACTGCGGAAGTGCTCGTCCATCGCCCGTGCGCCGGCGAGCAGCGCGTCGAAGCCGTCTTCGCCCAGTGCGATCAGCAGCGGCAGGCCGATGGCCGACCACACCGAGTAGCGTCCACCCACCCAGTCGGGCATCGGCAGCAGGCGCTGTTCGGCGATGCCGAAATCCACCGCGGCGGCCACGGCGTTGGTCACCGCGGCGAAATGCGCGCCGATGTCGGCGTCCGCGCCCAGTGCGGCGCGCAGCCAGGCGCGCGCGGCCTCGGCGTTGGCGAGGGTTTCGGCGGTGGTGAAGCTCTTGGAGGCAACGATGAACAGCGTCTCGGCCGGATCGGCGCCGGACAGCACTTCGTCCAGTTCCTGGGGGTCGATGTTGGCGGCGAAGTGCACCGTGACCGGGTGCTTCGCCGCCGGGCCGGCGAGCGCCTCGGCGACCATGCGCGGGCCCAGGTCGGAGCCGCCGATGCCCAGATTGACCACCCGGCGGATCGGCCGGCCGCTGGCGCCCTTGAGTGCGCCGGCGCGCAGTTCGCGGGCCAGGGTGCGCATGCGCGTGGCGGTGTCCTGCAGTTGCGCGGCGTCGGCGGCCGGTGGCGGGCAGCCGCCACGCAGGGCCATGTGCAAGGCTGCGCGGCCTTCGGTGTGGTTCAGGCGCTCGCCGCGGAACAGGGCGTCCACCCCTTCCGGGAGTCGCGCCTGGTGGGCCAGTTCGATCAGGGCGTCGAGTGCGCTGCGGTCGATGCGCTGGCGGGAAAAGTCGGCCAGCAGGCCGCAGGCGCTCAGGGAGAGGGTGTCGAAGCGTCCCGGGTCCGCATCGAACAGGTCTGCCACCCGCGCGGCGGCCAGACGTTCGCGATGGGTTCTCAAGGCCTGCCAGGCGGGCAGGCGATCGGGCGGCAGGAAGGTATCAGTCACGTCGATAGAGTCTGAAGATGTCCAGTTGCTTGCCGCCGCCGCGGCGGTGTTCCCACAGCAGCGTCCAGTCGTCGGGCAGCTTGCGCGGCCCCTCGCGGCGGTCGTCGTGCACCAGCAGCAGCCTGCACGGGCTGCCGGCCGGGCTCACCGCCTCGGGGCGGAGTCCGGCGTAATAGTCGAGCGATGCGCGCACCGCGGGAGACAGGCCGGTGGCCGCCACGCAGTCGGAGTGTTCGTCCGCCAGCACGCCGGCCAGCGATTCCACCGGCGGGCGGTAGCTGCGGCCGTGGTCGAACCAGGGCATCAGCAGGGTGACTGCCAGGCACCAGAGCATGGTCATGCCCAGCGCCCAGTTGCCGGGCGCGCGGTTGGGGCTGCGCGGCAGGCGCCAGGCCAGCACCAGCCAGACGAGCGTGATGATGGCGCCGATCGCCGCCAGCGTGGTCGAGCCGTGCAGCACGAAGTCCGCGCCGTAGCGTTCGACGTGGCGCGCGAGCCCGGGCGGCCAGGCAAAGACCTGTGCGCTCCAGCCCAGCCATACCAGGATGCCGAACACCCCGAAGGTCATCACGCCGAACCAGTCGAAGGCGTTGGCCGCGCCGCGCCGCAGTTGCGGCACGCCGGACGCCGCCAGCAAGGCGAGGGGCGGAATCAGCACGAGCAGCGCGGCGGGGCGGTCGTAGTCGTCGATGAACAGCCAGATCGCGGCCAGTATCACGGCGGCCACCGGCAGTACGATCGGCAGGCCCAGCAGGCGGCGGCGCCCGATCCACAGCCCCCACAGCGCGATCGGCCACAGCGGCCACACGAACCAGCCGATGTCCTCAAGGACCCTGCCGTACTCCGCGACCGGTATCGGGTTGCTCCCGAGCGCCCCCCAGTCCCCGGTC
Encoded proteins:
- a CDS encoding M48 family metallopeptidase — protein: MTASAFSLLFVLVLLAGALLKAVLMLRQMRHVRARRDAVPAAFADSINLSSHQKAADYTGARMRLGLAELAVSLLFVLGLTLGGGLQAVSDAWQAYFAPGTLAHGIALLATLGVLSWLIDLPFALTRIFGIEKRFGFNRMTPALFAADTAREILLAVVLGLPILAAVLWLMGAMGERWWLWVWAFWFGVNLLALLIWPTFIAPLFNKFTPLADEALRARVEGLLERCGFRSRGLYVMDGSRRSAHGNAYFTGFGAAKRIVFFDTLLDKLAPQEVEAVLAHELGHFHHRHVLKRIAVMGGGSLAVLALLGMLIEQPWFYAGLGVSGTGTAMALALFSLVLPAFTFPFAPLMSYWSRAHEFEADRYAARQTRAGDLVSALVKLYRDNAATLTPDPLYSRFFDSHPPAAIRVARLQSQT
- the orn gene encoding oligoribonuclease, coding for MAQDQNHLIWLDMEMTGLEPDRDRIIEIAVVITDGQLNVVAEAPVIAVHQPDAVLDAMDEWNRNTHGKSGLTARVKASTVGEAEAEQQMLAFLKEWVPARTSPMCGNSVCQDRRFMARYMPQLEAWFHYRNLDVSTLKELAKRWRPEVYKGVEKKGKHEALADIHESIAELRHYRDNFLRLS
- the pgi gene encoding glucose-6-phosphate isomerase; the encoded protein is MTDTFLPPDRLPAWQALRTHRERLAAARVADLFDADPGRFDTLSLSACGLLADFSRQRIDRSALDALIELAHQARLPEGVDALFRGERLNHTEGRAALHMALRGGCPPPAADAAQLQDTATRMRTLARELRAGALKGASGRPIRRVVNLGIGGSDLGPRMVAEALAGPAAKHPVTVHFAANIDPQELDEVLSGADPAETLFIVASKSFTTAETLANAEAARAWLRAALGADADIGAHFAAVTNAVAAAVDFGIAEQRLLPMPDWVGGRYSVWSAIGLPLLIALGEDGFDALLAGARAMDEHFRSAPLAANLPVLMGLLGLWNTDFLDQETLAVLPYAHGLRSFPAWLQQLEMESNGKRTLRDGSSTAVMTSPVVWGGAGTVGQHAFHQLFYQGTRAIPVDFIVVAGGEDARRQALANNALAQAAALTHGRSLDEAVAALRERGADDAEIRRLAPHLAIPGNQASTTVLLPRLDAYSLGALMALYEHKVFVQGWIWGINSFDQYGVELGKEMARRLSDATSSARRDGATIGLQRAIAALRRGDPYP
- a CDS encoding ArnT family glycosyltransferase, which codes for MSSTPAFSTSLIHRLFSPLGLIALAALYLLVGLTGHDPWRGDDAAHFGPVLGMLQGEGLLFPRLAGQPVTDFPPLYYWAAALLARLFSWLLPLHDGARLASALFAALTLYWIARAAEKLHGREARTPAVLLTLGTLGLVIHAHETQPMLALIAMQALTLAGLAHLRSAPLAGALQASLGAALAFLAGGFAAALLTLPLFVLVLLVSRECHTPRTSGALLLGLCLALTLGAAWPLALHYQEPELFRLWWTGDWGALGSNPIPVAEYGRVLEDIGWFVWPLWPIALWGLWIGRRRLLGLPIVLPVAAVILAAIWLFIDDYDRPAALLVLIPPLALLAASGVPQLRRGAANAFDWFGVMTFGVFGILVWLGWSAQVFAWPPGLARHVERYGADFVLHGSTTLAAIGAIITLVWLVLAWRLPRSPNRAPGNWALGMTMLWCLAVTLLMPWFDHGRSYRPPVESLAGVLADEHSDCVAATGLSPAVRASLDYYAGLRPEAVSPAGSPCRLLLVHDDRREGPRKLPDDWTLLWEHRRGGGKQLDIFRLYRRD